A genomic window from Thermococcus nautili includes:
- a CDS encoding MBL fold metallo-hydrolase — MALRKLGDSAYLYPGSPSTLIRVVDEGAVLVDPGHGSGRHKDIRRELRKLGLPLKAQLVTHGHADHVAVSSKLDAPLFVHRFEFSIAESPLNREILTFGSRVPRGFLAYSAGEVKVHAVFEWGDEFFGLKALKLNGHSPGMTGFLDEENGLLYAGDSFFGERLIGAVGVPYLVDWALFRESLTTLRGLAEKGYMLIPSHGRPVKGDEAVETLEFNLNRLEEVEKLAIEFLRKPMTVEELALGIMGNYRVEITPQKLALDLVPLRALVAELYNRGLIEAVVDNGLRWVVKKE; from the coding sequence ATGGCGTTGAGAAAACTCGGCGATTCTGCTTACCTTTATCCCGGAAGTCCGTCAACTCTCATTCGGGTCGTCGATGAAGGGGCTGTTCTCGTTGACCCTGGCCACGGAAGCGGGAGACACAAGGACATCAGGCGAGAATTGCGGAAGCTCGGCCTTCCCCTCAAAGCCCAGCTCGTGACGCACGGCCATGCAGACCACGTGGCCGTTTCTTCGAAGCTCGACGCTCCCCTTTTCGTTCACCGATTCGAGTTTTCCATAGCTGAGAGCCCCCTCAACAGGGAAATCCTGACCTTCGGTTCGAGGGTACCGAGGGGTTTTCTGGCGTACTCTGCCGGTGAAGTGAAAGTTCACGCGGTCTTCGAGTGGGGTGATGAGTTTTTCGGACTGAAGGCCTTAAAGCTGAACGGCCACTCCCCGGGAATGACCGGGTTCCTCGATGAGGAAAACGGCCTGCTCTACGCGGGAGACTCCTTCTTCGGCGAAAGGCTCATCGGTGCGGTCGGCGTTCCATACCTCGTGGATTGGGCCCTTTTCAGGGAGTCCCTCACAACGCTCAGGGGCCTCGCCGAGAAAGGCTACATGCTCATTCCCTCGCACGGAAGGCCCGTGAAGGGCGACGAAGCCGTTGAAACGCTCGAATTCAACCTCAATCGCCTGGAAGAAGTTGAAAAGCTCGCCATTGAGTTCCTTCGGAAGCCGATGACCGTTGAAGAGCTCGCGCTCGGGATAATGGGCAACTACCGCGTCGAGATTACCCCGCAAAAGCTCGCCCTGGACCTCGTGCCCCTCCGGGCCCTTGTAGCTGAACTCTACAACCGCGGGCTCATTGAGGCGGTGGTTGATAACGGGCTCAGGTGGGTTGTGAAAAAGGAGTAG
- a CDS encoding 2-phosphoglycerate kinase, with translation MIIVTDPERRVQLPFSRGILTRSITLAGVDVGIAYIIASEVQRELVEKRKRVVSTDEIRELTYRKLIEHGLKKEAERYLFWREFRRKKVPLVVLLGGVTGVGKSTIATELAFRLSIRTIIGTDTVREVMRKIIARELLPDLHASSFLAWRELKANSLIEGFENQVRHVSVGVKAVLDRVQREGFNAIIEGIHLVPGFIEANGNAFMYILTVSDRKALEAHFYERSRYSKRPAEYYLEHLDEILWLQEYIVRRAKEHGVRVIENVELEKTVNEIMEDLMERLRESL, from the coding sequence ATGATAATCGTCACGGACCCCGAGAGAAGGGTTCAACTGCCGTTTTCGCGCGGAATCCTCACGCGCTCTATAACCCTGGCCGGGGTGGATGTGGGTATAGCCTACATAATCGCGAGTGAGGTTCAGAGGGAGCTCGTGGAGAAGAGGAAGCGCGTTGTGAGCACTGACGAGATAAGGGAGCTCACCTACCGGAAGCTCATCGAGCACGGGCTCAAGAAGGAAGCAGAGCGCTACCTCTTCTGGCGCGAATTCAGGAGGAAAAAGGTTCCGCTCGTCGTCCTCCTCGGGGGCGTTACCGGCGTCGGAAAGTCCACGATAGCGACGGAATTGGCCTTCAGGCTCTCGATAAGGACGATAATCGGCACCGACACCGTTCGCGAGGTCATGAGGAAGATAATCGCGAGGGAGCTTCTGCCCGATTTGCACGCCTCATCGTTTTTGGCATGGCGCGAGCTGAAGGCCAACAGCCTCATAGAGGGGTTCGAAAATCAGGTTAGGCACGTTTCTGTGGGCGTTAAGGCCGTCCTCGACAGGGTTCAGCGCGAGGGCTTCAACGCTATAATCGAGGGCATTCACCTCGTCCCGGGGTTCATAGAGGCCAACGGAAACGCCTTCATGTACATCCTGACGGTGAGCGACAGGAAGGCTCTGGAGGCCCACTTCTACGAGCGCTCGCGCTACAGCAAGAGGCCGGCCGAGTACTACCTCGAGCACCTCGACGAGATTCTCTGGCTTCAGGAGTACATAGTCAGAAGGGCCAAGGAGCACGGGGTAAGGGTCATAGAGAACGTCGAGCTCGAAAAAACCGTGAACGAAATAATGGAGGACCTCATGGAGCGCCTCCGCGAGAGCCTTTGA
- a CDS encoding metallophosphoesterase family protein: MIRIAHISDTHITGESAYKGYAYDLIANEVNRLNFDFVVHTGDVTNNGLREEYERAEYELKKIQKPLVVVPGNHDVRNVGYDLFEEFIGPLNGVYEFRDGVLIWVDSTIPDLSDGRIGKHKFRWLKKKLEEYSDRRIKIVAAHHHLVPLPNTGRERNVLFNAGDVLDLLLRNDVTLYLCGHKHVPNVYRVEDLVVDNAGCTSCRKTRRGDVNSYNIVTIHDDGKVEVTIRRVTGEEVKAQHRPVKPKLFVPRGRRLLRIVQLSESKVSDRVYFRRKVLENVVNLINEKLKPDIVVHNGDVVDMGIERNFERARELWDRIERPKLVVPGHSDMTYLGYELFSEYFGEPETLSFDGFTFIPVSTPQYETEIGVVGRFGQRKLAEELDNAENFRVVFMHHNVVPIPRSRERGFLEDAGDVLKLLTGKGAELVLTGHGGNAFAVRVENTIVINAGSVSWELHRNPFGNSFNVIDVYPCMVIAFEVQATWGSRRLLGVWKLKGSRGGAP, translated from the coding sequence ATGATAAGGATTGCCCACATAAGCGACACCCACATAACCGGTGAGAGTGCCTACAAGGGCTACGCCTATGACCTGATAGCCAACGAGGTGAACAGGCTGAACTTTGACTTCGTCGTCCACACAGGAGACGTCACCAACAACGGCCTGCGTGAGGAGTACGAGAGGGCCGAGTACGAGCTCAAGAAGATTCAGAAGCCCCTCGTCGTCGTTCCGGGCAACCACGACGTCAGGAACGTCGGCTACGACCTCTTCGAAGAATTCATCGGCCCGCTCAACGGCGTCTACGAGTTCAGGGACGGCGTCCTAATCTGGGTGGACTCGACGATTCCGGATTTAAGCGACGGCAGAATCGGGAAGCACAAGTTCCGCTGGCTGAAAAAGAAGCTTGAGGAGTACTCCGACAGGAGAATCAAGATAGTGGCCGCGCACCACCACCTCGTCCCGCTCCCGAACACCGGACGCGAGAGAAACGTCCTCTTCAACGCTGGTGACGTTCTCGATTTGCTTCTCAGGAACGATGTCACGCTCTACCTCTGCGGTCACAAGCACGTTCCCAACGTTTACCGCGTCGAGGACTTGGTTGTTGACAACGCCGGCTGCACCTCCTGCCGGAAGACGAGGCGTGGTGACGTGAACAGCTACAACATCGTTACGATACACGACGACGGCAAAGTGGAAGTCACGATACGGCGCGTCACGGGCGAGGAGGTTAAAGCTCAGCACAGGCCGGTTAAGCCAAAGCTCTTCGTCCCCAGGGGGAGAAGGCTCCTAAGGATAGTCCAGCTCAGCGAGAGCAAGGTCTCGGACAGGGTTTACTTCAGGAGGAAGGTGCTCGAGAACGTGGTGAACCTGATAAATGAGAAGCTGAAGCCCGACATCGTCGTCCACAACGGAGACGTCGTTGACATGGGCATTGAGCGGAACTTTGAGAGGGCCAGGGAGCTCTGGGATAGGATTGAGAGGCCAAAGCTCGTCGTCCCCGGCCACAGCGACATGACCTACCTCGGCTACGAGCTCTTTTCAGAGTACTTCGGCGAACCGGAGACGCTCTCCTTCGACGGATTCACATTTATCCCCGTCTCAACGCCGCAGTACGAGACAGAGATAGGCGTCGTGGGGAGGTTCGGCCAGAGAAAGCTGGCGGAGGAGCTGGACAACGCCGAGAACTTTCGGGTCGTTTTCATGCACCACAACGTCGTTCCGATACCAAGGAGCAGGGAGCGCGGGTTCCTTGAGGACGCGGGCGACGTGCTGAAGCTCCTGACCGGGAAGGGAGCTGAGCTCGTCCTGACCGGGCACGGGGGCAACGCCTTTGCAGTTCGCGTAGAAAACACAATCGTCATAAACGCCGGCTCGGTCAGCTGGGAGCTCCACAGGAACCCCTTTGGAAACAGCTTCAACGTTATAGACGTCTACCCGTGCATGGTGATAGCCTTCGAGGTTCAGGCGACGTGGGGGAGCCGGAGGCTCCTCGGGGTGTGGAAGCTCAAAGGCTCTCGCGGAGGCGCTCCATGA
- a CDS encoding 2,3-phosphoglycerate synthetase, producing MRRLALIDGEHYPPVTRWAIEKLGDVCCAVFLGGSEKIGPPEKLAEELGVRLYVDDDPMKALELALLENEVDEVVDLSDEPVVDYSARFRIASICLRNGVTYRGADFEFRPGELIRPKKPTISVLGLGKRVGKTAIGGFVARVLKERYRPVVVTMGRGGPERPELIDGEREELTPENLLKLAEMGKHAASDHYEDALVAGVTTIGCRRCGGGMAGFPFFHVVHEGIKLAEGLPHDIIIAEGSGATIPPVLADGYITVLSALQPRETVEGFFGPFRIGLADIAVITMADVEPRKAEEFRNFVRRVNPNADVHLVRFTPKPLGEVSGKRVALFTTSWKAIERAVGDIESLGAEVVFASGNLSKRPPLEGDLAELGRKAGVDAVLVELKAAAVDVVTRWALERGIKVIYLANEPVNVDGKDLRKAVLELARKVMGR from the coding sequence ATGAGGAGGCTCGCCCTAATCGACGGCGAGCACTACCCGCCCGTGACGAGGTGGGCGATTGAAAAACTCGGCGACGTGTGCTGTGCGGTCTTCCTCGGGGGTAGTGAGAAGATAGGTCCGCCCGAGAAGCTCGCGGAAGAGCTTGGGGTAAGGCTTTACGTTGACGATGACCCGATGAAAGCCCTTGAACTGGCGCTTTTAGAGAACGAGGTTGACGAGGTCGTTGACCTGAGCGACGAGCCCGTCGTCGATTACAGCGCGAGGTTTCGGATAGCGTCCATCTGCCTGCGCAATGGAGTTACCTACAGGGGAGCCGACTTCGAGTTCAGGCCCGGGGAACTCATAAGGCCAAAGAAGCCGACCATAAGCGTCCTCGGCCTCGGAAAGCGCGTCGGAAAGACGGCAATAGGGGGCTTCGTCGCGAGGGTTCTGAAGGAGAGGTACCGTCCCGTGGTTGTCACGATGGGCAGGGGCGGGCCGGAGAGGCCGGAGCTCATAGACGGCGAGAGGGAAGAGCTGACGCCCGAGAACCTTCTAAAACTCGCGGAGATGGGCAAGCACGCCGCTTCGGACCACTACGAGGATGCACTCGTCGCTGGAGTGACGACCATCGGATGCCGGCGCTGTGGGGGAGGAATGGCGGGCTTTCCGTTCTTCCACGTCGTCCACGAGGGAATAAAGCTCGCCGAGGGACTTCCACACGATATCATCATAGCCGAGGGAAGCGGGGCAACGATTCCGCCGGTTTTGGCGGACGGCTACATCACCGTCCTCAGCGCCCTCCAGCCGAGGGAAACCGTTGAGGGCTTCTTCGGGCCCTTCAGGATTGGTCTGGCGGATATAGCAGTAATCACCATGGCGGACGTTGAGCCCCGGAAGGCCGAGGAGTTCCGGAACTTCGTGAGAAGGGTTAATCCCAACGCTGACGTCCACTTGGTCAGGTTCACACCGAAACCGCTCGGCGAGGTCTCGGGGAAGAGGGTTGCGCTCTTCACAACATCGTGGAAGGCGATTGAGAGGGCCGTTGGGGATATCGAGAGCCTCGGTGCCGAGGTTGTCTTCGCCAGTGGAAACCTCTCGAAGAGGCCCCCACTTGAGGGTGACCTCGCGGAACTCGGAAGAAAAGCGGGAGTTGATGCAGTCCTCGTTGAGCTGAAAGCCGCGGCGGTTGACGTCGTGACGAGGTGGGCCCTTGAGAGGGGCATCAAGGTAATCTACCTCGCCAACGAGCCGGTCAACGTGGACGGCAAGGACCTGAGGAAGGCAGTTCTGGAGCTCGCCAGGAAGGTGATGGGGAGATGA
- the cas4 gene encoding CRISPR-associated protein Cas4 encodes MNRPPEGREVGNNGSAENDGLIEFYASEALTCPRRIYFRLKGYPPRWPENVKVRLNQGVKTHEVLGQILSKRFGFELERHLVLRSRKLGFEIHGRIDAFREFPIEIKGKTSLPKVPYDYHLAQLNVYLRWAEAEYGYLYYIKLHDEPTKIIGKLDMSNFPVIKGPNFRAFEIPYDGKLFKETLRHFYSVKKAYEKGKPPEGWRSYACKFCPYRYLCYPGDE; translated from the coding sequence ATGAACCGCCCACCGGAGGGAAGAGAAGTGGGAAACAACGGAAGCGCTGAAAACGACGGGCTGATAGAGTTCTACGCGAGCGAGGCTTTAACCTGTCCGAGGAGGATATACTTCCGCCTGAAGGGCTACCCTCCGAGGTGGCCCGAGAACGTCAAGGTTAGGCTTAATCAGGGCGTTAAAACCCACGAGGTTCTCGGGCAGATTCTTAGCAAACGCTTCGGCTTCGAGCTTGAGAGACATCTCGTCCTGCGCTCAAGGAAGCTCGGTTTCGAGATTCACGGGAGAATAGATGCGTTTCGCGAGTTCCCCATCGAGATTAAGGGGAAGACGAGCCTCCCGAAGGTTCCTTACGACTACCATTTGGCTCAGCTCAACGTCTACCTGCGGTGGGCCGAGGCGGAATACGGATACCTATATTATATCAAACTCCACGACGAGCCGACGAAGATAATCGGCAAGCTCGATATGTCGAACTTTCCGGTGATAAAGGGCCCGAACTTCAGGGCCTTTGAGATTCCCTACGACGGCAAGCTCTTCAAGGAAACGCTAAGGCACTTCTATTCGGTCAAAAAGGCCTACGAGAAAGGGAAACCCCCCGAGGGCTGGAGGAGCTATGCCTGTAAGTTCTGTCCCTACCGCTACCTCTGCTATCCCGGGGACGAGTGA
- the taw2 gene encoding tRNA(Phe) (4-demethylwyosine(37)-C(7)) aminocarboxypropyltransferase Taw2, translated as MRAKRTQVIKPRIREILSKELPAGLVNLLPKHWVQIGDVLILPLRPELEPYKHRIAEVYAEVLGVKTVLRKGHIHGETRKPDYEVLYGGDTVTVHVENGVKYKLDVAKIMFSPANVKERVRMAEVARPGELVVDMFAGIGHLSLPMAVHKGARVIAIEKDPYTFRFLVESIWLNNVQDLMTPYNIDNRDFPAENIADRVLMGYVVKTAEFIPKALSIAKDEAIVHYHNTVPERLMPEEPFATFRRIAREHGYEAEKLNELIIKRYAPGVWHVVVDVRVFKR; from the coding sequence ATGAGAGCGAAGCGAACCCAGGTCATAAAACCCCGCATACGGGAGATACTCTCGAAGGAGCTTCCGGCCGGGCTGGTTAATTTGCTCCCCAAGCACTGGGTCCAGATTGGCGACGTCCTTATTCTGCCCCTCCGGCCGGAGCTTGAGCCCTACAAACACAGGATAGCCGAGGTTTACGCGGAAGTTCTGGGCGTGAAAACCGTCCTCAGGAAGGGCCACATACACGGCGAAACCCGGAAGCCGGACTACGAGGTTCTCTACGGCGGGGACACCGTTACCGTTCACGTTGAGAACGGCGTCAAATACAAGCTCGACGTTGCCAAAATCATGTTCTCGCCGGCCAACGTCAAGGAGCGCGTCAGAATGGCGGAAGTAGCGAGACCGGGCGAGCTGGTCGTTGACATGTTCGCGGGAATAGGCCATCTGAGCCTCCCGATGGCCGTCCACAAGGGGGCGAGGGTTATAGCGATTGAGAAGGACCCCTACACCTTCCGCTTCCTGGTCGAGAGCATCTGGCTCAACAACGTCCAGGACTTAATGACGCCCTACAACATCGATAACCGCGATTTTCCCGCTGAAAACATAGCCGATAGGGTTCTGATGGGCTACGTTGTAAAAACTGCCGAATTCATACCGAAAGCTCTGAGCATAGCGAAGGACGAGGCGATTGTTCATTACCACAACACCGTGCCTGAGAGGTTAATGCCAGAAGAGCCCTTCGCGACCTTCAGGAGGATAGCAAGGGAACACGGCTACGAGGCCGAGAAGCTCAACGAGCTAATTATCAAGCGCTATGCCCCCGGCGTCTGGCACGTTGTCGTTGACGTTAGGGTGTTCAAGCGGTGA
- a CDS encoding class II glutamine amidotransferase → MIEVDTVCRILFAMGPGEGIEPLARAFMKSAENDPYRARRSGKSQHRDGWGYVLLSDGSVHHYRSARAVFEDGKGFSGLVGLLRESDNAVLLTHARASSQGSLGLFNVQPFAFSTRRGFSFWFLHNGDLDKEKIIELAEFEGEDLRDTSDSYAFSAYLCRALQRPEKEELLKHYSLGASLAKTTFNTATLFLLPDGGWRAFVTAYMTDDYWKNDLHRDYARLIELDGDVFAVASSTLELHHKADWKNIPNGTALLITPGGIERLPLG, encoded by the coding sequence ATGATTGAGGTGGACACCGTGTGCAGGATACTCTTTGCCATGGGGCCGGGGGAGGGGATTGAGCCCCTCGCCAGGGCGTTCATGAAGTCCGCCGAGAACGACCCCTACCGCGCGAGAAGGAGCGGAAAGAGCCAGCACCGCGACGGCTGGGGCTACGTCCTCCTGAGTGATGGAAGCGTTCATCACTACCGCTCGGCGAGGGCAGTCTTTGAGGATGGGAAGGGGTTCTCAGGGCTCGTTGGGCTCCTTCGGGAAAGCGATAACGCAGTTCTCCTCACCCACGCGAGAGCGTCTTCCCAGGGCTCGCTCGGGCTCTTCAACGTCCAGCCCTTTGCCTTCTCCACGAGGCGCGGTTTTTCCTTCTGGTTCCTCCACAACGGCGACCTCGACAAGGAAAAGATTATCGAGCTGGCGGAGTTCGAGGGAGAGGACCTGAGGGACACCTCGGACAGCTACGCCTTTTCAGCCTACCTGTGCAGGGCCCTTCAGAGGCCTGAAAAGGAAGAACTCCTGAAGCACTACTCACTCGGGGCTTCGCTGGCGAAGACAACCTTCAACACGGCCACGCTCTTCCTCCTTCCCGACGGGGGCTGGAGGGCCTTCGTGACGGCATACATGACCGACGATTACTGGAAGAACGACCTTCACCGGGACTACGCGAGGCTGATTGAGCTCGACGGCGACGTTTTTGCGGTTGCGAGCTCGACCCTTGAGCTCCACCACAAAGCGGATTGGAAGAACATTCCAAATGGCACCGCGCTTCTAATAACGCCCGGTGGAATCGAACGCCTTCCCCTGGGGTGA
- a CDS encoding CBS domain-containing protein, whose amino-acid sequence MDENAPIRVYMTRKLIGVSPEDTVKRACEVMMEFDIGSLVVVENNEVVGFFTKTDVIRRVVIPGKPNTTPVREIMTRELVTVDANTPLREVLDIMAKKGIKHMLVSENRKIVGIFSLSDLLSASRRKLETAIAAE is encoded by the coding sequence ATGGACGAGAACGCCCCGATTAGGGTTTACATGACGCGGAAACTCATTGGCGTTTCGCCGGAAGATACGGTAAAGCGGGCCTGTGAGGTCATGATGGAGTTCGACATAGGCTCGCTCGTCGTTGTGGAGAACAATGAGGTCGTGGGCTTCTTCACGAAAACCGACGTCATACGGCGCGTTGTGATTCCGGGGAAGCCCAACACGACACCGGTTCGGGAGATAATGACGCGGGAGCTCGTTACGGTAGACGCCAACACCCCGCTTCGCGAGGTTCTCGACATAATGGCCAAGAAGGGCATAAAGCACATGCTCGTGAGCGAGAACCGGAAAATCGTCGGGATATTCAGCCTCAGCGATTTGCTGAGTGCGAGCAGGAGAAAGCTTGAAACCGCCATAGCGGCGGAGTGA
- a CDS encoding aldehyde ferredoxin oxidoreductase family protein yields the protein MEAKGGYWGKILRVNLTTGEIKVEPLPEEFPRKYLGGVGFGTRLLYDEVPAKADPLGPENKMIITPGLFVGTGIGTGSKTAFNFKSPLTGGYGRSMAGAKMGEELKKAGYDVLIIEGQSEEPVLLYIKDDEVKLVPANEYWGLTTGEARKKAKEEYPGFATAFIGPAGENLSLIATIDTDERQAGRGGPGAVLGSKKLKGIVVKGTKKIPIAEPEKLRELIKKWAMIFKDHPATKADMDYGSGEFLDWMNRERGTFPTRNWQMGFFKKAYEKAKEEGREHIYIDPYYWAPKYRAGRRPCPLCNKPCSQYVKVESEKWGTFMTDGPEYETLYSFGGALELDDFETVAYLNYLADELGLDTISAGVTIAWAMEAYERGLLTKEEADGLELTFGNGEAAVEALKKMAYREGNLGKLLADGVKRASERLGRGSEKFALHVKGMEPPAYDVRGIKGMALAFAVNVRGADHLTSGAYGTELVGKWWKFEGVDRTKGENKGFEIAFHENLMAIYDATGVCKFSRHMYFLEGFPELVEAVTGMNIGEAELMVIGERIMNIARAFNVREGFTRKDDTLPYRIMWEPIPEGPSKGLHVPPWELDRMLDEYYQARGWSRDGIPTKAKLMALDLPDIADDIGAGI from the coding sequence ATGGAAGCCAAGGGTGGCTATTGGGGAAAGATTCTGAGGGTCAACCTGACGACAGGAGAGATTAAGGTCGAACCCCTTCCAGAGGAGTTCCCGAGGAAATACCTCGGCGGCGTTGGATTTGGAACGAGACTTCTCTACGACGAAGTTCCCGCGAAGGCAGACCCGCTCGGACCCGAGAACAAGATGATTATAACCCCTGGTCTCTTCGTTGGCACCGGAATCGGAACCGGTTCCAAGACGGCGTTCAACTTCAAGAGCCCGCTCACCGGCGGTTACGGCCGTTCGATGGCTGGCGCCAAGATGGGTGAGGAGCTCAAGAAAGCCGGTTACGACGTTCTCATAATCGAGGGGCAGAGCGAGGAGCCCGTTCTTCTCTACATCAAGGATGATGAGGTCAAGCTCGTTCCGGCTAACGAGTACTGGGGCCTCACCACCGGCGAGGCGAGAAAGAAGGCCAAGGAGGAGTATCCGGGCTTTGCGACCGCCTTCATCGGTCCGGCCGGCGAGAACCTCAGCCTCATCGCGACGATAGACACCGATGAGAGGCAGGCCGGTAGGGGCGGTCCAGGTGCAGTTCTCGGAAGCAAGAAGCTCAAGGGAATCGTCGTCAAGGGAACTAAGAAGATACCGATTGCCGAGCCCGAGAAGCTCCGCGAGCTCATAAAGAAGTGGGCAATGATATTCAAGGACCACCCAGCGACCAAGGCCGACATGGATTACGGAAGCGGTGAGTTCCTCGACTGGATGAACAGGGAGAGGGGAACCTTCCCGACCAGGAACTGGCAGATGGGCTTCTTCAAGAAGGCATACGAGAAGGCCAAGGAGGAGGGCAGGGAGCACATCTACATCGACCCCTACTACTGGGCACCCAAGTACCGCGCCGGCAGGAGGCCGTGCCCGCTCTGTAACAAGCCGTGCAGCCAGTACGTTAAGGTCGAGAGCGAGAAGTGGGGCACCTTTATGACCGACGGTCCGGAGTACGAGACCCTCTACTCCTTCGGCGGAGCCCTTGAGCTCGACGACTTCGAGACCGTTGCCTACCTCAACTACCTCGCCGACGAGCTTGGACTCGACACCATCTCAGCCGGTGTAACAATCGCCTGGGCCATGGAGGCCTACGAGAGGGGCCTCCTCACCAAGGAAGAGGCGGACGGCCTTGAGCTGACCTTCGGCAACGGCGAGGCGGCGGTTGAGGCGCTCAAGAAGATGGCCTACCGCGAGGGCAACCTCGGAAAGCTTCTCGCCGACGGTGTCAAGAGGGCCAGCGAGAGGCTCGGCAGGGGAAGCGAGAAGTTCGCGCTCCACGTCAAGGGCATGGAGCCACCTGCCTACGACGTCCGTGGTATAAAGGGAATGGCACTTGCCTTCGCGGTCAACGTCCGCGGCGCCGACCACCTCACCAGCGGTGCCTACGGAACCGAGCTCGTCGGCAAGTGGTGGAAGTTCGAGGGTGTTGACAGGACCAAGGGCGAGAACAAGGGCTTTGAGATTGCCTTCCACGAGAACCTCATGGCAATCTACGACGCCACCGGCGTCTGTAAGTTCTCAAGGCACATGTACTTCCTTGAGGGCTTCCCGGAGCTCGTTGAGGCCGTCACCGGCATGAACATCGGAGAGGCCGAGCTGATGGTCATCGGCGAGAGGATAATGAACATCGCTCGCGCCTTCAACGTCCGCGAGGGCTTCACCAGGAAGGACGACACCCTGCCTTACAGGATTATGTGGGAGCCGATTCCGGAGGGACCGAGCAAGGGCCTCCACGTCCCGCCCTGGGAGCTCGATAGGATGCTCGACGAGTACTACCAGGCTCGCGGATGGAGCAGGGACGGAATCCCGACCAAGGCCAAGCTCATGGCCCTCGACCTGCCGGACATCGCGGACGACATCGGAGCGGGAATCTGA
- a CDS encoding type I restriction endonuclease, which translates to MERAILNVMSRIGLHRKLYERNEEAVKQHLIGEIMTALGWDWNNPEEVRPEERTEDGRADYALLLNGEIVAFLEAKNLSVNVIKRDEPLRQLARYCFSRGVRYGILTNGAKWVVAKAFAEGTSLRDRILFTVDLEEEPLERVLVKLSLLSKDRIGKLERLATLLNAFEIAYKSLLNEGFDEETLLNYLRARGKPSIVPVDKLSGVEVPKAVYVHENGWRPLPLGDRSLKGALLAVLDYLEGRSSGEKREEVRKAKKLLAGMELPPEKVVLLLREIEKDEGIKIGVEV; encoded by the coding sequence ATGGAGCGCGCGATTCTCAACGTTATGTCTCGGATTGGCCTCCACAGGAAGCTCTACGAGAGGAACGAGGAAGCGGTAAAGCAACACCTGATAGGCGAGATAATGACGGCCCTCGGCTGGGACTGGAACAACCCAGAGGAGGTCAGGCCCGAGGAGAGGACCGAGGACGGGAGGGCCGACTACGCGCTCCTCCTCAACGGCGAGATTGTGGCTTTCCTTGAGGCGAAGAACCTTTCGGTGAACGTAATAAAGCGCGACGAACCGCTTCGCCAGCTCGCCCGCTACTGCTTCAGCAGGGGCGTCCGCTACGGAATCCTCACCAACGGCGCCAAGTGGGTGGTTGCCAAGGCATTTGCAGAGGGAACCTCGCTCAGGGACAGGATTCTCTTCACGGTGGATTTGGAGGAGGAACCCCTTGAGCGGGTGCTCGTAAAGCTCTCCCTGCTCTCCAAGGACAGGATAGGGAAATTGGAGCGCCTTGCCACGCTTCTCAACGCCTTTGAAATAGCTTACAAGAGCCTGCTCAACGAGGGGTTCGACGAAGAAACCCTGCTGAACTACCTCCGCGCGAGGGGCAAACCCTCTATAGTGCCCGTGGACAAGCTGTCGGGCGTTGAGGTTCCGAAGGCAGTCTACGTTCACGAAAACGGCTGGAGGCCCCTGCCCCTCGGCGACAGGAGCCTTAAAGGAGCCCTCCTGGCGGTTCTCGACTACCTTGAGGGAAGGTCAAGCGGGGAAAAGCGGGAAGAGGTTAGGAAGGCCAAGAAACTGCTCGCCGGGATGGAACTTCCGCCCGAGAAGGTCGTTCTCCTCCTCCGCGAGATAGAGAAGGACGAGGGAATAAAGATTGGGGTGGAAGTCTAA